Proteins found in one Nitrospirota bacterium genomic segment:
- a CDS encoding dTMP kinase, with protein sequence MRGIKREIKKKTVKRKFRGFISFEGIEGSGKSTQAKLLAQYLRRNGYSVLTTEEPGGTEIGHKIRTILLDTAHKHMSPLTELLLYNASRAQHIKEVIEPALAKGIIVITDRFFDSTVAYQGYGRGINPALIKAIDRVSTHHLKPDITFLLDLNVEEGLKRNRGARKKDRFEAEDIEFHKKVRRGYMKIAREEPDRVRVINAYGSRQTVHERIKEEIKKIWPSGI encoded by the coding sequence ATGCGAGGGATTAAAAGGGAAATCAAAAAGAAAACAGTTAAAAGAAAGTTTCGAGGTTTCATTTCCTTTGAGGGCATAGAGGGTTCTGGAAAAAGCACACAGGCAAAACTCCTGGCGCAATATTTAAGAAGAAACGGCTACAGTGTCTTAACTACCGAAGAGCCAGGCGGTACAGAGATAGGACATAAAATAAGGACGATTCTTTTAGACACGGCGCATAAACATATGAGCCCACTCACAGAGCTTTTACTATACAATGCATCGAGGGCACAACATATAAAGGAAGTAATCGAACCGGCACTCGCAAAAGGCATTATTGTAATAACAGACCGCTTTTTTGACTCGACAGTTGCCTACCAGGGTTATGGCAGAGGGATAAACCCGGCTCTCATAAAAGCAATTGATAGGGTCTCGACACACCACCTGAAGCCTGACATTACCTTTCTCCTTGACCTGAATGTCGAAGAAGGATTAAAGAGGAACAGGGGCGCGAGGAAAAAAGACAGGTTTGAGGCAGAGGACATCGAGTTTCACAAAAAGGTCAGGAGGGGCTACATGAAGATTGCCCGCGAGGAGCCAGATAGAGTGCGGGTAATCAATGCTTATGGCAGCAGGCAAACAGTCCATGAGAGGATAAAGGAAGAGATTAAGAAGATATGGCCTTCAGGGATATAA
- a CDS encoding DNA polymerase III subunit delta', with amino-acid sequence MAFRDIIGQDRAIEILAGSIRNARISHAYLFSGDDGIGKRLTAINFAKAVNCLKAETRDKRQETSKYNNSSLVTRLSSLEKSLVTQIDSCDECPSCIKIKKGIHPDVLEISPEDGIIRVNEIRRLEELLSYKAFEGKWKVVIVDGAECLNQSAANAFLKTLEEPPGQSLIILVSSMLGLIPQTILSRCQRINFSPLPIKKLQDLLQQMGQGQASVLSRISQGRLGLALNGDLIQQRERSLNEFKTLINGPKDEIWGGGNRDAMEEWFDWALLWLRDIAVYKATGEATLLINYDMEAEIRELAENADLNTITALSKELYNIKGLLRFNLSKHITVYYTGILLKHSLKLNIKLGKVVD; translated from the coding sequence ATGGCCTTCAGGGATATAATAGGTCAGGACAGGGCAATAGAGATTCTTGCTGGAAGTATTAGAAACGCCCGCATCTCTCATGCCTATCTTTTCTCAGGGGACGATGGCATAGGCAAGAGGCTCACAGCCATTAACTTTGCTAAGGCAGTTAATTGCCTAAAAGCAGAGACAAGAGACAAGAGACAAGAGACAAGTAAATATAATAACTCGTCGCTCGTCACTCGTCTCTCGTCTCTGGAAAAGTCACTCGTCACTCAAATAGACTCTTGCGACGAATGTCCATCGTGCATAAAAATCAAAAAAGGCATTCACCCTGATGTGCTTGAAATAAGCCCCGAAGACGGCATAATAAGGGTAAATGAGATAAGAAGGCTTGAGGAACTGCTGTCTTACAAAGCCTTTGAGGGAAAATGGAAAGTGGTCATAGTCGATGGTGCAGAGTGTCTCAATCAGTCCGCTGCAAATGCCTTTCTCAAGACCCTCGAAGAGCCTCCAGGCCAGAGCCTGATAATTCTTGTATCATCAATGTTAGGGTTAATCCCTCAGACAATTCTATCAAGGTGCCAGAGGATAAATTTTTCTCCCTTACCCATCAAAAAATTACAGGATTTGCTTCAGCAGATGGGGCAGGGCCAGGCCTCAGTCCTGAGCCGCATTTCTCAGGGAAGGCTTGGATTGGCCCTGAATGGGGATTTAATCCAGCAGAGAGAACGGTCTTTAAACGAATTTAAAACTCTTATCAATGGCCCGAAGGATGAAATATGGGGCGGAGGTAACAGGGATGCAATGGAGGAATGGTTTGATTGGGCCCTGCTATGGCTCAGGGATATTGCAGTTTATAAGGCTACAGGTGAAGCCACGCTCCTGATAAATTATGACATGGAAGCAGAAATTAGAGAACTTGCAGAAAATGCAGATTTAAATACTATCACGGCCCTCTCAAAAGAGCTTTATAATATAAAGGGCCTTCTGCGTTTTAATCTAAGCAAGCACATAACAGTTTATTATACAGGCATACTTCTTAAACACAGTTTGAAGTTAAATATAAAATTGGGAAAGGTGGTAGATTAA
- the metG gene encoding methionine--tRNA ligase, whose product MTKFYVTTPIYYVNDVPHIGHAYTTIAADILARRNRLLGKRVFFLTGTDEHGQKVEKAAAEKGHTPKEHADLMVENFKQLWGKLNISNDAFIRTTDNGHRKVVQEILQRLYEKGDIEKRPYSGWYCTPDERFWAEKDLIEGSCPDCGRPVEHIEEENFFFLMSKYQEWLITYIEATPYYILPETRRNEVLGFLKNNTLGDLCISRPRHRLSWGIPLPFDENYVTYVWFDALVNYYSATRYLVTRHSSLATQDGWWPADHHIIGKDILTTHAIYWSTMLKALDMPLPENIFAHGWWTVKGKKMSKSLGNVVDPHEMIDKYGVDAFRYFLFREVPFGLDGDFSEDAMIKRINTDLANDLGNLLSRSLTMIEKYRDGEIPLPINSSDREGLEKRIQAWFSDATGLQKSCDSFLKKLEFHHALVQLWLVINEVNKYIEDSAPWKAWKEKDQGTLSNTLYTLAEALRLIAVYLFPFMPSTAEKIWKQLGIKDDINKTKFETVKTWGGLKPGIKVQKAEVLFPRIEP is encoded by the coding sequence ATGACCAAGTTCTATGTGACCACTCCTATTTACTATGTGAATGATGTCCCGCACATAGGCCATGCATACACAACCATAGCAGCAGATATACTTGCAAGGCGAAACAGGTTGCTCGGTAAAAGGGTGTTTTTCTTGACTGGCACAGATGAGCACGGCCAGAAGGTAGAGAAAGCTGCTGCTGAGAAGGGGCACACACCAAAAGAGCATGCAGACCTGATGGTGGAGAACTTCAAACAACTCTGGGGGAAGCTCAATATCTCAAATGATGCCTTTATTCGCACCACAGACAATGGCCACAGAAAGGTTGTGCAGGAGATCCTTCAGAGACTTTATGAAAAGGGGGATATAGAAAAACGGCCATACTCAGGATGGTACTGTACACCTGATGAGAGGTTCTGGGCAGAAAAAGACCTGATAGAAGGGAGCTGTCCTGATTGCGGAAGGCCTGTGGAACATATCGAGGAAGAAAATTTCTTTTTCCTCATGTCAAAATACCAGGAATGGCTTATAACATATATAGAGGCCACTCCGTATTATATCCTTCCAGAGACAAGGCGGAATGAGGTCCTCGGGTTTTTAAAAAATAATACTCTCGGCGACCTCTGCATATCAAGGCCACGGCACAGACTCTCATGGGGGATACCCTTGCCCTTTGATGAAAACTATGTAACATATGTGTGGTTTGACGCCCTTGTAAATTACTATTCAGCCACCCGCTATCTCGTCACTCGTCACTCGTCACTCGCTACTCAAGATGGTTGGTGGCCTGCAGACCATCACATTATAGGCAAGGACATCCTCACAACACATGCCATATACTGGTCAACCATGTTAAAGGCCCTCGATATGCCTCTTCCAGAAAACATATTCGCCCATGGATGGTGGACTGTTAAGGGTAAGAAGATGTCAAAGTCCCTCGGCAATGTTGTTGACCCTCATGAGATGATCGATAAATATGGCGTTGATGCATTCAGGTATTTCCTGTTCAGAGAAGTGCCTTTTGGTCTGGATGGGGATTTCTCAGAGGATGCGATGATAAAACGCATAAATACAGACCTTGCAAATGATCTGGGGAACCTTTTAAGTCGTTCCTTGACAATGATTGAAAAATATAGAGATGGGGAAATCCCCCTACCAATTAATAGTAGCGATAGAGAAGGTTTAGAAAAAAGGATTCAGGCATGGTTTTCTGATGCTACCGGTCTTCAAAAAAGCTGTGATAGTTTTTTAAAAAAACTTGAGTTCCATCATGCCCTTGTTCAATTATGGCTTGTTATAAATGAGGTAAATAAATATATAGAGGATAGCGCTCCATGGAAAGCATGGAAAGAAAAGGATCAAGGTACCCTATCCAATACGCTTTATACGCTGGCCGAAGCATTACGTCTTATTGCAGTCTATCTTTTTCCATTTATGCCATCAACAGCAGAGAAAATATGGAAACAGCTTGGAATAAAGGATGACATAAACAAAACCAAATTTGAAACGGTTAAAACCTGGGGCGGATTAAAACCTGGCATAAAAGTTCAGAAGGCAGAAGTGCTTTTTCCAAGAATTGAACCTTAG